One genomic region from Terriglobia bacterium encodes:
- a CDS encoding outer membrane beta-barrel protein translates to MNRFLAGTCVFVFAFFAFGSAYAQEFNGFYVGGNAGVVSGRISPQTTPIFSPTGYFASTSTPAIATASAAQHFDPDRLTAGGQVGFTHQWDSFVFGIEADFGTLSSSKTSSTTVTYPCCSPTAFTITQATETSKLFTLRPRFGVAFGKVFLYGTAGPAFSHIKYSALFTDTFATAHESASFDASTLGWAVGAGSEFKIAKHLSVKGEYLRLGFGDQTLSQNLTAFTPAIAFPSNVFTHSVDVNLDVVRAGVNFRF, encoded by the coding sequence TTGAACAGATTCTTAGCGGGAACTTGTGTGTTTGTGTTTGCCTTTTTTGCGTTTGGTTCTGCGTATGCGCAGGAATTCAATGGTTTTTACGTGGGTGGAAATGCCGGCGTGGTGTCCGGGCGCATCAGCCCTCAGACCACTCCCATTTTCAGCCCGACCGGTTATTTTGCTTCGACGAGCACACCGGCCATTGCCACTGCCAGCGCGGCGCAGCACTTTGATCCAGACCGTTTGACCGCCGGGGGACAGGTGGGTTTCACCCATCAGTGGGACTCCTTTGTTTTTGGCATTGAGGCCGACTTTGGCACTTTGAGTTCCAGCAAGACCAGCAGTACCACGGTAACCTATCCCTGCTGCTCGCCTACGGCTTTCACCATTACCCAGGCCACGGAAACTAGCAAGTTGTTTACGCTGCGCCCGCGTTTTGGCGTTGCCTTCGGAAAAGTCTTTCTCTATGGTACGGCCGGCCCCGCCTTCAGCCACATCAAGTACAGCGCTCTGTTTACTGACACGTTTGCTACCGCGCACGAAAGCGCCAGCTTTGATGCCAGCACGCTCGGCTGGGCCGTTGGCGCCGGCAGTGAGTTCAAGATCGCTAAGCATTTATCGGTCAAGGGAGAATACCTGCGCCTGGGTTTTGGAGATCAGACGCTGAGCCAAAACCTTACGGCTTTTACTCCCGCCATTGCATTTCCGAGCAATGTTTTCACCCACAGCGTTGACGTCAACTTGGATGTCGTCCGTGCCGGTGTTAACTTCCGCTTCTAA
- a CDS encoding superoxide dismutase, producing MAQGTVTAHEVPALPYAYNALEPHIDEQTMHLHHDKHHAAYVTKLNGAIEKHPELGSKSPEDLLRNLSALPEDVRGAVRNNGGGHVNHTMFWQIMGPKKGGNPTGAVADAINKTFGSFDAFKEKFEAAGANQFGSGWAWLVKTKSGEFKITSTPNQDNPISNGEFPVLGNDVWEHAYYLKYQNRRPDYLKAWWNVVNWDEVNKRLAQADSFFK from the coding sequence ATGGCACAAGGAACAGTAACCGCACATGAGGTCCCGGCGCTGCCATATGCGTACAACGCGCTGGAGCCGCACATTGACGAGCAAACCATGCATCTGCACCATGACAAGCACCATGCGGCATACGTAACCAAGCTGAACGGTGCAATTGAGAAACATCCTGAACTGGGAAGCAAGAGCCCTGAAGATCTTTTGCGCAACCTGAGTGCGCTGCCTGAAGACGTGCGCGGCGCGGTCCGCAATAACGGCGGCGGGCACGTGAACCACACCATGTTCTGGCAAATCATGGGACCGAAAAAAGGCGGCAATCCTACCGGCGCGGTTGCCGACGCCATCAATAAAACCTTCGGCAGCTTTGACGCCTTCAAAGAAAAGTTTGAAGCCGCCGGAGCAAATCAGTTCGGCAGCGGCTGGGCCTGGCTGGTAAAAACCAAGTCCGGCGAATTCAAAATTACTTCCACCCCGAACCAGGACAATCCCATTTCCAACGGCGAATTTCCGGTTCTTGGCAACGATGTCTGGGAGCACGCTTACTACCTCAAATATCAAAACCGTCGCCCCGACTACCTGAAAGCCTGGTGGAACGTGGTGAACTGGGACGAGGTCAACAAGCGTCTGGCCCAGGCCGACAGCTTTTTCAAATAA
- a CDS encoding 3-hydroxybutyryl-CoA dehydrogenase — protein MTIKKVGVLGCGLMGSGIAQVSAVAGYDVTVLEQEQKFLDKGFAGIEKSLAKFAEKPEKTGITPEKAKESRARIKGTTSQKDLADCDIIIEAIIENVDVKKKTFAELDAIVKKEAIFASNTSSISITEVAAATRRADRFVGLHFFNPVPLMKLVEVVRTIATDNAAFETAYEFGKSLGKIPVRTSDKTGFIVNRLLVPYMLDAIRAYEEGVGSIPDIDNAMKMGCGYPMGPFTLLDFVGLDTTYYITHVMFDEFRERRFASPPLLKRLVMAGWYGRKTGKGFYDYADPNNPVAQKF, from the coding sequence ATGACGATTAAAAAAGTTGGTGTTCTCGGTTGCGGTCTGATGGGCTCAGGCATTGCCCAGGTCAGCGCTGTTGCCGGTTATGACGTTACCGTGCTGGAGCAGGAACAGAAGTTTCTCGATAAAGGCTTTGCCGGCATCGAAAAGTCGCTGGCCAAGTTTGCCGAGAAGCCGGAGAAGACCGGTATCACTCCGGAGAAGGCCAAGGAATCCCGCGCACGCATCAAGGGAACGACTAGCCAGAAGGACCTCGCCGATTGCGACATCATCATTGAAGCCATTATTGAGAACGTGGATGTGAAGAAGAAGACATTTGCGGAGCTCGATGCCATCGTAAAAAAAGAGGCCATCTTCGCCAGCAACACCTCTTCTATTTCCATTACTGAGGTTGCTGCTGCCACCAGGCGCGCTGACCGATTTGTGGGCCTGCACTTCTTCAATCCTGTCCCACTGATGAAGCTGGTGGAAGTGGTGCGCACCATCGCTACGGACAACGCCGCGTTTGAAACAGCCTATGAATTCGGCAAGAGCCTGGGAAAAATTCCTGTCCGCACCAGTGACAAGACTGGTTTCATCGTAAACCGGCTGCTGGTGCCATACATGCTTGACGCGATCCGTGCCTATGAAGAAGGCGTGGGCTCGATTCCGGATATCGACAACGCCATGAAGATGGGCTGCGGTTACCCCATGGGCCCGTTCACGCTGCTGGATTTTGTGGGACTCGACACGACTTATTACATTACCCACGTGATGTTTGACGAGTTTCGCGAACGTCGCTTTGCCTCGCCGCCATTGCTCAAGCGGCTGGTAATGGCCGGCTGGTACGGCCGCAAGACAGGCAAAGGGTTTTACGATTACGCAGATCCAAATAATCCTGTAGCGCAGAAATTCTAA
- a CDS encoding 2-oxoglutarate dehydrogenase E1 component, whose protein sequence is MSSKSAQLSTSEISLGSDQAREQVFDTFRRWGYLDANLNPFGGPIGGGYPDLPSDGEGVEEARRIYCGTIGAEFMHLPQRDRREWIQKRMENPGTQKVDRRWLAERLLQADLFEQILQTRYLGTKRYSGEGATAQIPLLDMVLETASELGATTTVMAMSHRGRLTVMTLTVGIPADNIFAGFEDVDPRSVLGGGDVKYHQGATGEFHTRKGKVIRMHLVSNPSHLEAVDPVALGRTLAKQKHVGENGVKEIVPIIMHGDAAFAGQGIWAETLNFAGLKGYSVGGAIQVIINNLIGFTTNPRELHTSRFSSDLAKRQPIPIFHVNAEDPEAVLRVARMATEYRYQFGSDVVIDLIGYRRHGHSEVDDPTITQPLLYKKINSHRPLFEIYAEQNKIDTTEMAQKFRAKVDAAYDHAAQMQKSPVLRKLPHYWDKYRGGRYKKEYEVATAVDAGKLQEITEKLTTYPEGFAIHPKVKKLLEQREKMGTGKLPVDYGMAEALAFGSLLVEGIPVRLSGQDARRGTFNHRHSCLIDTETEKEYVPLCHIRPNQAWFEAYNSILSEAAVLGFEYGFSRDYPDGLTLWEAQFGDFANGAQVIIDQFIVAGEDKWGLLSGLVMLLPHGYEGQGPEHSSGRIERYLQLAAKDNIQVAQPSTAAQYFHLLRRQALRSWRKPLIVFTPKGMLRHPDAASPLSEFTGGNFQTVIQDSEITNAERIIVCSGKVGHELRRERKRRKDAKTAIIFLEQLFPLPEAELEAAFAQHTNAREFLWVQEEPANMGALNFLAPQLERLARGVPFRSVKRSPSSSPSTGSHTAHEMEQKTLLELAFKAF, encoded by the coding sequence ATGAGCAGCAAAAGCGCACAGTTATCGACAAGTGAAATTTCCCTCGGGTCTGATCAGGCTCGTGAGCAGGTGTTTGACACCTTCCGCCGCTGGGGCTACCTCGACGCCAACCTGAATCCGTTTGGCGGTCCAATTGGCGGAGGCTATCCCGATCTGCCCTCCGACGGCGAGGGTGTGGAAGAGGCCCGGCGGATTTATTGCGGGACCATCGGCGCGGAGTTCATGCATCTGCCGCAGCGCGATCGCCGCGAATGGATCCAGAAGCGGATGGAAAATCCCGGTACGCAAAAGGTAGACCGTCGCTGGCTGGCCGAGCGCCTGCTCCAGGCGGATCTCTTCGAGCAGATCTTGCAGACCCGTTACCTGGGAACCAAGCGTTATTCCGGTGAAGGCGCAACGGCGCAGATTCCTCTCTTGGACATGGTCCTGGAAACCGCATCAGAACTTGGCGCCACGACCACTGTTATGGCCATGAGCCACCGCGGACGCCTTACGGTGATGACCTTGACCGTTGGCATTCCGGCAGACAATATTTTTGCCGGATTTGAAGATGTTGATCCCCGCAGCGTGCTAGGCGGTGGCGACGTGAAATATCACCAGGGCGCGACCGGCGAATTCCACACGCGCAAAGGCAAAGTGATTCGCATGCACCTGGTTTCCAATCCCAGCCATCTTGAGGCGGTTGATCCCGTTGCCCTGGGACGCACGCTGGCCAAGCAAAAACATGTTGGCGAAAACGGCGTGAAGGAAATTGTTCCCATCATCATGCATGGTGACGCTGCTTTTGCCGGACAGGGCATCTGGGCGGAAACGCTGAACTTTGCCGGACTGAAAGGCTATTCCGTGGGCGGAGCGATCCAGGTGATCATAAATAACCTGATAGGCTTCACCACGAATCCACGCGAACTGCATACGTCGCGCTTCTCGTCTGATCTGGCCAAGCGCCAGCCCATTCCCATCTTCCACGTGAATGCGGAAGATCCTGAAGCGGTGCTGCGCGTCGCGCGCATGGCGACCGAGTATCGCTACCAGTTCGGCAGCGACGTTGTCATCGATCTCATCGGATATCGCCGCCACGGACACAGCGAGGTGGACGATCCCACCATCACGCAGCCGCTGCTTTACAAGAAGATTAATTCGCATCGTCCGCTGTTTGAGATTTATGCCGAGCAGAACAAGATTGATACCACGGAGATGGCGCAGAAATTCCGCGCCAAGGTGGACGCAGCCTACGACCACGCGGCGCAGATGCAGAAGTCTCCCGTGCTGCGCAAGCTGCCGCATTATTGGGACAAATATCGCGGTGGCCGTTACAAGAAAGAATATGAAGTCGCCACTGCGGTGGACGCCGGCAAACTGCAAGAGATCACTGAAAAGCTGACGACGTATCCCGAAGGTTTTGCTATTCATCCCAAGGTCAAGAAGCTGTTGGAGCAGCGCGAGAAAATGGGCACGGGCAAGCTGCCGGTGGACTACGGTATGGCTGAGGCGCTGGCTTTTGGATCGCTTTTGGTCGAAGGTATTCCAGTGCGGCTTTCCGGACAGGATGCGCGGCGCGGAACTTTCAACCATCGCCACTCTTGCCTGATCGATACGGAAACTGAAAAAGAATACGTCCCGCTTTGCCATATACGTCCCAACCAGGCATGGTTTGAAGCCTACAACTCGATTCTTTCTGAAGCCGCGGTGCTGGGCTTTGAATATGGCTTCAGCCGCGACTATCCTGACGGGCTCACTTTGTGGGAAGCGCAGTTTGGCGACTTTGCCAATGGCGCGCAGGTCATCATTGATCAGTTCATTGTTGCTGGTGAAGACAAATGGGGACTGCTCTCCGGCTTGGTGATGCTGCTGCCGCATGGCTATGAAGGCCAGGGGCCGGAACACTCCAGCGGACGCATTGAGCGCTATCTGCAACTCGCCGCCAAAGACAACATCCAGGTCGCTCAGCCATCGACCGCAGCGCAATACTTCCATTTGTTGCGGCGTCAGGCGTTGCGCAGCTGGCGCAAGCCGTTAATCGTGTTTACGCCCAAAGGCATGCTGCGGCATCCTGACGCTGCCAGTCCGTTGAGCGAATTTACCGGCGGAAATTTTCAAACTGTAATCCAGGACAGTGAAATAACCAACGCCGAGCGGATCATCGTATGCAGCGGCAAGGTCGGGCACGAACTGCGGCGTGAGCGCAAGCGCCGCAAGGATGCAAAGACGGCCATCATTTTTCTGGAGCAACTTTTCCCGCTGCCTGAAGCCGAACTGGAAGCGGCATTCGCGCAGCACACAAACGCGCGCGAGTTTCTGTGGGTGCAGGAAGAGCCAGCTAACATGGGCGCGCTCAATTTCCTGGCGCCGCAACTGGAGCGTCTGGCCCGAGGCGTGCCGTTCCGCTCTGTAAAACGTTCGCCGTCATCGAGTCCATCAACAGGGTCGCACACGGCGCATGAGATGGAGCAGAAGACACTGTTGGAGCTGGCGTTTAAGGCCTTTTAG
- a CDS encoding enoyl-CoA hydratase/isomerase family protein, giving the protein MENLKLEKKNTIAYVTIDRPKVLNALNMATMQELWQVFTDLKDDKQIRVVILTGSGEKAFVAGADINELAKNDPVVAKAYTHKGQATLDLIENLGKPVIGCINGFALGGGCEIAMACTMRLASENAKLGQPEVKLGLIPGYGGTQRLPRLVGTGLAMQILLTGEMITAQEAHRIGLLNEVVPADRLIPRAEEIAQKIIGMAPLAIQYCMEAVNQGMNMTLPEGLFLEATLFGMCCATEDKREGTTAFLEKRAANFQGK; this is encoded by the coding sequence ATGGAAAACCTTAAACTCGAAAAGAAAAACACTATCGCTTACGTCACCATCGACCGTCCCAAGGTGCTCAATGCCCTGAACATGGCGACCATGCAGGAACTGTGGCAGGTCTTCACCGATCTGAAAGATGACAAGCAGATTCGTGTCGTCATCCTCACCGGTAGCGGAGAGAAAGCTTTTGTTGCCGGCGCCGACATCAACGAATTGGCGAAGAACGATCCCGTTGTGGCCAAGGCATACACGCACAAGGGACAGGCCACGCTTGACCTGATCGAGAACCTTGGCAAGCCGGTGATCGGCTGCATCAATGGCTTCGCCCTGGGCGGCGGATGCGAGATCGCCATGGCCTGCACTATGCGCTTGGCCAGCGAGAACGCAAAGCTCGGCCAGCCCGAAGTTAAACTCGGCCTCATTCCCGGTTATGGAGGAACGCAGAGGCTGCCACGACTGGTCGGCACGGGACTTGCCATGCAGATTCTTCTCACCGGAGAGATGATTACAGCACAGGAAGCGCATCGCATCGGCCTGTTGAATGAAGTTGTTCCGGCTGACCGGCTCATTCCGCGCGCTGAAGAGATTGCGCAGAAGATCATCGGCATGGCTCCGCTGGCCATCCAGTACTGCATGGAAGCAGTGAACCAGGGCATGAACATGACGTTGCCTGAGGGCCTCTTTCTTGAAGCGACTCTCTTCGGCATGTGCTGCGCCACCGAAGACAAGCGAGAAGGCACCACGGCCTTTCTTGAAAAGCGCGCCGCGAATTTCCAGGGCAAGTAA
- the trxA gene encoding thioredoxin, with translation MESVGILEITDGNFDQEVLKSDQPVMIDFWAAWCGPCKMLAPVVDEVAAAYQGKVKVGKMDVDSSPATPQRYGVRGIPTLLIFKSGQVQEQIVGYVSRDVIEKALKKHVS, from the coding sequence ATGGAGAGCGTGGGAATTCTTGAAATTACAGATGGCAATTTTGACCAGGAGGTGCTCAAGAGCGATCAACCAGTGATGATCGATTTTTGGGCAGCCTGGTGTGGCCCTTGCAAAATGCTGGCGCCCGTGGTGGACGAAGTGGCAGCCGCATATCAGGGCAAAGTAAAGGTGGGCAAAATGGATGTGGACAGCAGCCCGGCAACTCCGCAGCGTTACGGGGTGCGCGGCATTCCCACGCTGCTCATCTTCAAGAGTGGCCAGGTGCAGGAGCAGATAGTGGGCTATGTGAGCCGCGACGTGATTGAAAAAGCCCTGAAAAAGCACGTCAGCTAA
- a CDS encoding DUF2007 domain-containing protein produces MHPDWEPDKLATAAIFYNLHEADIAKGLLDSCGVDCFLCDEHMHRVHPLTSEIIGGVRLQVAQQDIELAKELLKEYIPPEDPSGPGRIE; encoded by the coding sequence ATGCATCCAGACTGGGAACCGGACAAGCTTGCCACCGCCGCCATTTTCTATAACCTGCATGAAGCGGACATCGCCAAGGGCCTGCTGGACTCCTGTGGGGTAGACTGTTTCCTGTGCGATGAACACATGCACCGCGTTCATCCGCTGACCAGTGAAATCATTGGCGGCGTGCGGCTTCAGGTTGCGCAACAGGATATTGAGTTGGCCAAAGAGCTGCTCAAGGAATACATACCACCCGAGGATCCCTCAGGCCCCGGGCGGATAGAATGA
- the ribH gene encoding 6,7-dimethyl-8-ribityllumazine synthase — protein MIKGITTIRHVAGSKEFKALSKLFDAMGFERGTPWKTARGQGAPFKVPLGQVEFVEGLETIHADIWIEVTDLDSIRDVLAKENVKGADKIQQTAWDSRFLVAEPAKGSKILFWQKNRPSQEAIEGELNAHGMRFGVVVSRWNSLITERLLQGALDGLRRSGARTEDITVVRVPGAFEIPSQARTLAESGKYDAIVTLGCLIRGETTHYEHISTEVTRGIGQSAQETGVPHTYGVLTCENLEQALDRAGLKAGNKGFEAAVSAIEMVSLQRKTQSRAKAKATSRKKTKSKGR, from the coding sequence ATGATTAAGGGCATTACCACAATCCGCCACGTCGCCGGCAGCAAAGAGTTCAAGGCGCTCAGCAAACTATTTGACGCCATGGGATTCGAGCGCGGAACTCCGTGGAAGACCGCGCGCGGCCAGGGCGCACCGTTCAAAGTGCCGCTCGGGCAGGTTGAGTTCGTTGAAGGCCTTGAAACCATCCATGCCGATATCTGGATTGAGGTTACAGACCTAGATTCGATTCGCGACGTGCTGGCAAAAGAAAACGTCAAGGGCGCGGACAAAATCCAGCAGACGGCATGGGATTCACGGTTTCTGGTAGCTGAACCCGCCAAAGGATCGAAAATCCTTTTCTGGCAGAAAAACCGTCCCAGTCAGGAAGCGATTGAAGGTGAACTCAACGCTCACGGCATGCGCTTTGGCGTGGTGGTGAGCCGATGGAACTCGCTCATCACGGAGCGACTTCTTCAAGGCGCGCTCGACGGGCTGCGCCGCAGCGGCGCTCGCACAGAAGATATTACAGTCGTCCGAGTGCCGGGAGCATTTGAAATTCCATCGCAGGCGCGCACGCTGGCTGAGAGTGGAAAATACGATGCCATCGTCACTCTGGGTTGTTTGATCCGCGGCGAAACCACGCATTACGAGCACATCTCCACTGAAGTCACGCGGGGCATCGGGCAGTCGGCACAGGAAACCGGCGTGCCGCACACTTATGGTGTGCTGACCTGTGAGAACCTTGAGCAAGCGCTGGATCGCGCAGGGCTGAAGGCCGGCAACAAGGGTTTTGAAGCAGCCGTTTCCGCCATTGAGATGGTGAGCCTGCAGCGGAAGACGCAAAGCCGTGCGAAGGCGAAAGCCACGTCTAGAAAAAAGACGAAGAGCAAAGGTCGCTAA
- a CDS encoding acetyl-CoA C-acetyltransferase, with protein MAQATDIAIVSGARTPMGRYCGKLRDFTAMDLAAVASQEAIRRSGVDPKEFDHAVFGNAQQTSGDSLYGARHVALKAGLPIETPALTVNRLCGSGMQSLVNAAQMIQLGEANTVLAGGMESMSQAPHVVRGARWGLGLGEGKLEDSLMVALLDTYCGLYMANTAELYAEQQGITRQHMDEFSLQSQQKAGAAQKACRLAEEIVPVALKNRKGEPTGEMFEKDDHLRPETTMEGLAKLKAAFGKNGTVTAGNASGIVDGGAAVVMMTLAQAEKRGLKPMGRIVSWGIAGVDPKIMGSGPVPSTRAALKKAGLKLDEIDLIEVNEAFAGQYLAVEKELGLDRNKVNVNGGAIALGHPLGATGTRLVITLLHELRRRKAQYGLATACIGGGQGIAMIVENLQR; from the coding sequence ATGGCACAAGCTACAGACATTGCAATCGTAAGCGGCGCGCGCACGCCCATGGGCCGCTATTGCGGCAAATTGCGCGACTTTACCGCTATGGACCTGGCCGCGGTCGCCAGCCAGGAAGCAATCCGGCGTTCCGGCGTCGATCCCAAAGAATTTGACCATGCCGTCTTTGGCAATGCGCAACAAACATCAGGCGACTCGCTCTATGGCGCGCGGCATGTTGCGCTCAAGGCCGGGCTGCCCATTGAAACGCCCGCGCTTACCGTGAACCGCCTTTGCGGATCGGGCATGCAGTCGCTGGTGAACGCCGCGCAGATGATCCAACTGGGTGAAGCCAACACAGTGCTGGCCGGCGGAATGGAATCCATGTCGCAGGCGCCTCATGTGGTCCGGGGCGCGCGCTGGGGCCTTGGCCTGGGTGAAGGCAAACTGGAAGACTCGCTCATGGTGGCGCTGCTGGACACGTATTGCGGACTTTACATGGCGAACACCGCTGAACTTTATGCCGAGCAGCAGGGCATCACGCGCCAGCACATGGACGAATTTTCTCTTCAGTCGCAGCAGAAAGCCGGCGCGGCGCAGAAGGCCTGCCGCCTGGCGGAAGAGATTGTTCCGGTGGCGCTCAAGAACCGCAAAGGCGAACCCACAGGCGAGATGTTTGAGAAAGACGACCACCTGCGTCCTGAGACAACGATGGAAGGTCTGGCCAAACTGAAGGCTGCTTTCGGCAAAAATGGGACTGTCACGGCGGGCAATGCCAGCGGCATCGTGGATGGCGGCGCAGCCGTGGTGATGATGACTCTTGCTCAGGCTGAAAAACGCGGTCTTAAGCCCATGGGCCGCATCGTGAGCTGGGGTATTGCCGGCGTCGATCCCAAGATCATGGGCAGCGGCCCCGTGCCGAGTACGCGCGCGGCGCTCAAGAAAGCCGGGCTAAAGCTGGATGAAATTGACCTGATCGAAGTCAACGAGGCGTTTGCCGGACAGTATCTTGCCGTCGAAAAAGAGCTTGGCCTTGATCGCAACAAAGTGAACGTCAACGGCGGCGCGATTGCCCTTGGTCATCCGCTGGGAGCCACAGGCACGCGGCTGGTGATTACGCTGTTGCACGAGTTGCGGCGTCGCAAAGCCCAGTATGGCCTGGCGACGGCATGCATCGGCGGCGGACAGGGAATTGCGATGATTGTGGAGAATTTGCAGCGGTAA
- the nusB gene encoding transcription antitermination factor NusB gives MGTRRKSRELCLQMLFQWDMGKQAPEHVKKTFWSERGEVDEETRNFADDIFQIAVDRQQEIDDLIQKHAQHWRMERMAAVDRNVLRTGVAEFLGPYHTPRPVVINEALEIARKFSAPESVQFINGVLDSVGKELSSSVIPKRS, from the coding sequence ATGGGGACCCGACGTAAATCTCGAGAACTCTGCCTGCAAATGCTCTTTCAGTGGGACATGGGAAAGCAAGCGCCGGAGCACGTGAAAAAGACTTTCTGGTCGGAGCGCGGAGAAGTGGATGAAGAGACGCGCAACTTTGCCGATGACATCTTCCAGATCGCCGTTGACCGCCAGCAGGAAATAGATGACCTGATCCAGAAGCACGCTCAGCACTGGCGCATGGAGCGCATGGCAGCGGTGGACCGCAACGTCCTGCGCACGGGCGTGGCCGAGTTCCTGGGCCCATATCACACGCCCCGCCCGGTGGTGATCAATGAAGCGCTGGAAATCGCGCGCAAGTTTTCCGCCCCTGAGTCCGTGCAGTTCATCAATGGCGTGCTGGATTCGGTGGGGAAAGAGCTCTCATCTTCTGTAATCCCGAAGCGAAGCTGA
- a CDS encoding helix-turn-helix domain-containing protein, producing the protein MSRDIVVRFGRRVRQIRNAKGLSQTVYAERVGTDQATVSRIENGKQEPCLKFIELLAMGLKTPLGELFEDL; encoded by the coding sequence ATGTCCAGAGATATTGTTGTGAGATTCGGCAGGCGGGTCCGGCAAATACGAAACGCGAAGGGCCTCAGCCAAACTGTATACGCCGAGCGGGTGGGAACCGACCAGGCGACCGTTTCACGGATTGAGAATGGCAAACAGGAGCCTTGCCTGAAGTTTATTGAATTGCTGGCAATGGGCCTGAAGACGCCATTAGGAGAACTGTTTGAGGATTTATGA
- a CDS encoding DUF2207 domain-containing protein — MATLFAISDFYRLAFPGLLLVFYLVCWLAVGRDPKIGNVAPRYEPPAGISPGVARYVLTGGSDGTTLAAVLAGLAAKGVVAIQPQAGSYAVSLLNSSGILLPDEASLIKTLFNAVSIVQPYADSNTAILGAASLPASSQQNSSSQASSISRSPVAASMRGTSAVSTGSGAAVGRSLSPESQVVIDPLAGPTLKGYIDALQETYSKNLQGVYFRQNFRYAGIGAVATLAWALYTAATLEASSSMFITFWLFMFTSIASMVIGGIWTSKPTRPSMRQRVTRFIVPVLFFGLPGAVIYFGALPQSHGFVLALLLSVVLNSIFFVIMRAPTPRGLLILQQLAGFREFLMRVEQDPLDRVNTPEQRAELMNRFLPYAIALNVREGWGDKMASAFSDAIVER, encoded by the coding sequence ATGGCGACTCTCTTTGCGATCTCTGACTTTTACCGTCTCGCTTTCCCCGGGTTATTGCTTGTTTTTTACCTAGTCTGCTGGCTGGCGGTGGGGCGCGATCCCAAGATCGGAAATGTGGCTCCCCGCTATGAGCCGCCGGCGGGAATTTCTCCCGGCGTAGCGCGCTATGTCCTTACCGGCGGCAGTGACGGCACAACGCTGGCAGCGGTGCTGGCCGGACTTGCGGCCAAAGGCGTCGTCGCAATCCAGCCGCAGGCCGGGTCCTATGCTGTCTCTCTGCTCAATTCTTCGGGCATCCTGCTGCCGGATGAAGCTTCTTTGATAAAAACTCTCTTCAACGCCGTCTCCATAGTGCAGCCGTATGCTGATTCCAACACTGCGATTCTTGGCGCGGCGTCATTGCCTGCTTCGAGCCAGCAAAATTCAAGCAGTCAGGCGAGCAGTATTTCGCGCAGTCCTGTGGCCGCATCAATGCGGGGCACCAGCGCTGTGAGTACCGGTTCCGGCGCGGCTGTTGGGCGATCGCTCTCACCGGAGAGCCAGGTGGTCATCGATCCATTGGCTGGGCCGACCCTTAAGGGCTATATTGACGCCCTGCAGGAAACCTACAGCAAAAATCTCCAAGGCGTTTACTTCCGCCAGAACTTCCGATATGCCGGCATTGGCGCGGTTGCCACACTCGCATGGGCCCTGTACACGGCGGCGACCCTGGAAGCATCTTCCTCAATGTTTATAACCTTCTGGCTGTTCATGTTCACGTCGATTGCCAGCATGGTGATTGGTGGAATATGGACTTCAAAGCCAACGCGTCCCTCGATGAGGCAACGTGTAACGCGCTTTATTGTTCCCGTGCTTTTCTTTGGCCTGCCCGGAGCAGTGATTTATTTTGGCGCCTTGCCGCAATCCCACGGTTTTGTGCTGGCGCTATTGCTCTCCGTAGTGCTTAACAGCATCTTTTTTGTGATCATGCGCGCTCCCACGCCGCGAGGTCTTCTGATATTGCAGCAGCTTGCCGGGTTCCGCGAATTTCTTATGCGCGTGGAGCAGGACCCGCTGGACCGGGTAAACACTCCGGAGCAGCGCGCGGAGCTGATGAACCGCTTCCTCCCTTATGCTATTGCGTTGAATGTGCGTGAGGGCTGGGGCGACAAAATGGCATCGGCTTTTTCTGACGCCATTGTGGAGCGATAG